The segment CAGTCTGCTAGATTCTTCATTTGGTGGCGACTCACTTCAGAGTTTATGATCAGCTCaccacttttgtttattttattcttgtgctaggaaggaaaagagaaaatatttgatCATGAACACGGTTACAAATGTATCATTTCCTGGCATCAAAGCCGAGACAGAGCTGATAATTTTCCACAACATCTTTGGGATATCTATTGTCTTAAGTTTAAATAGCTTTGAAATCTATTGCATTAGACATGCAAAATTTATGTACCGGTATTGTAGGATTATATAAATCATCTTTGGGGGACAGATGAGACCAACATCAGGAAGTGTTATGCGCTTCAAAGAACTATTTTAAACAATGTGCCAGACAAGAAAGAACTTTTGGGACAAACATAGTTAAATGGGTTTTCCAGGATGTACTTGTGCAGGAGAGAATGCAAGTTCTAAGTCTGGACCCAACCTTTTGAAACAGAGTCCCGAGGAGAAAACCATAATCTGACACATTAACTATGCATGGTCTCTGAAGATCGAAGACACTACCTGTATAAAGGAACAACTAATCTATGCATATGGGTGCTTATGTTGAACTATGACAGACAACCTTCTTGGTGGGATTTGAAAGTCTGATCACTGCCAGGTATTGTCCAGTTTAGGCACCCTGACTTGCTGGGGAAATCACAGTGCAGGCAGAGAACTGTGAAGCCTGGAAAAACTGAGGTCTGGAGAAAAAAAGATACAGGTCTCCATCCAAATAAGGTGATAGCTGAGGAGCCACAAGCCTAGATCAGGTTCCTTGCTGGACCATGAGCTGAAACTGCAGATGCAGTTGCCCTAAACTGTGACAGAAGGCTGTAACATTAAACAAAATAGttggaaggggaaggaaaaagctTATAGTTACCATCACTGCCATTTTCTCCCTCACATCTTCTGCAATCCAATCCGCTGATGCCAAATGGAATCTAACTTCTGCCTTACTATTGACTGTAAGTAGAAGAAAAAGAGAAGGAAATGTTTACTTTATCATGCAATTCACATTCAAAAGCAGCTGGTAATTAGTTTGCCATGTTGATTCTAATCTGTGTGCAGTAGGATCACATCCTTTTTCTGCTCTTCTTGGTGCCACAGTTAAAGAAAAATGTTACCTAGGTGTTTATATGGACCTCATCATGCTTTACAAATACTACAGCGTTATCAATTGGAAGGTAACTGCTACTTCCAATTACAAAGAATAAATTGCTTAATACTTATTTAAAACAATATCTTATCCTtatatttatctttaaaaaaatcttccagttaactataaggatgttaaatatcgactaactgactaatcaaatagttgattcattttgcatcaactattcgattagtcgataggacatctctgcctttgaagtgtagcaacaactaCAAAAGcaaaagcgctgcatggagcccaggttagctgactccccagctgatcccaggttccacatggcattgctgctttgaaatgttgctAGAAACCTGATGCCAGACTCCTCATGACATTTTAAAGTGTCACACGGAGCCCAGGTCTgcaggggagtcctcagctgatcccaggctccacagtcTGTGTGCAGTCTGAGGACATCCCAGCTGGCCCAAGGCTgtacatggtgtttcaaagcgccAGCCCCACGTGGATCCCAGGTTCTGGCCCCAAGCTTCAAGTGatgctgctactttgaagtatcctctcttctttctcccccttgctgcctctttctgatagaggcagcaaggagaggggaagCACCTCGTCGACTATCCtgtagactatccgataagcatttgcttattggatagtcaactagttcttCACATCCCATGGTAACTAAGGAGTTACCATggagggaattttttttaaatctgattttaaatatctgattatttttgtgcatttttctCAGCTTGTATCATGCAAACAGATTAGTCAGTTTCATTTTCAGCTTCTCACATATTGCAGTGCTGAAAAGTTCAAAATGTGAATGCTGCAGagaattgtttttgtttaaataaaatgtaataaaaataacaatcATTTCTACTGGTCTTAAGTTTTGCgattacttttttttcctttttttaacacCACCTATTTTGGGTTAAGTTTGATGGGCCTGAATGTCCTTTTAAATTTTTTAACTATAATGAAAAAGGAACAACAAGAAGGCCACTCAAATTTGATTAGGCTTTccaatgttttttaaaagtcCAAGTTTTCACCTTGTTGTACAGTCTATATATTTTTGAAtccacaaaatattttttgtacCTTTATTAACATTCTGGCCTCCAGGTCCACTGCTCCGGCAATAGGATATGGAAAGGCAATCTGGAAGACAAGAATGCAGGAGAACTTAACCCCTCAGCTAGATCTATAACTAATCACACGGGAGCAGAGAAAAGAAATAatctgaatgtgtgtgtgtcaatctttccagactactgtatcccttgcagatgtctgatttgtcttgcgttCCCTCAGTTTTGTCTTATTTAAactgcttgcttacaaaatcagacataaaaatacagaagtaCCCCAGCACAGTTACTGGAAAACTGCTCACTTTTCTCATTTTTACTATGTAATTACAAAATACATAACACATAAATATTGTACTTTACATATCAGCATTTAGCCAACAGAGCAGTATAAAGAAATCActgtatgacattttagtttgcACTTACTTCATTAGTGCTTTCTATCTGGCATATTGTAAACCAAGGCAAATATCTAGAGGAATTGAGTACCCCTCGAAGACATCTGTATATCCCCGGGGTGCatgtaccactagttgagaaccAGTTAAATGTggggatggggaaagagagggcaagTTTAAAGTGagatggtggctgtaaacaaactttatggaaccacgggaaacttggccagacccatgataagtggacatacaGCAAACTAAAATAGTGCCAGACCACCaatgttggaccagagagtgccagactagagagatatCACCTGTATTGAGAATTCCACCTTATCCTGCCccaccaaaatatttttcttgctCAGGTTCTAAAAGCCTATAACCATTTTAGGTAAGATTTTCAGGCTCATTGCTTTATATCCAAGTCATTCTATACTTTAATTGCCCTTCTACATTACATTTACTCCACCAATCCCATTTTCTAAAATATTATAATAATCATATAGCCCCTCTCGTGTAGAAAATAAACTCAGGATTATTACAATTTCTTATCACGttcttccaccctctccttcTGGTCACCAACACATCTTATGAACAAAACTTATTTTATGATCAATTCCTTATGTTTATGGGTAACTTTGCAATGCTAATGGGAATTTGTTGCTTTTTATTGTTTCTGTACAGGTAAGTGAAATTTCTTAAAATAATCTAATTGACTTACTGGCAATAAAATCCCTCTGAAAGCAATTTGGACAACAGAAGAGCATTTCTCCTATATTCTAGACTTACCAACAGGAATGTCAGGAGAGATTTGTTTTGTCCCAGCCTGCAAAATACACACATGTAAGGAAGCAACTGATGTTTGATGCTACAGGAAGCATTTGTGCTATAAAATCAGTCCCAGAGCACAATTTGAAAGAAAATATAACTACAGCAGCTATTGCTACATATCTACTCTATTTTTATAAAGTGGTATATTCAAAATTGACTTGTGAGAACATCCCTGTAATCAGTCGTCTAACCTGGACCTAGAATTACTCTTTCATCTAGTGTAGGTCTCTGAGAGTGGTTTACTGCCGAGGCCTGGTTTATAATTCTCTTCTTTGTACTTTTCACTTATGGTGTCCAAGCTGGATATTGTCTTTCCTTTTGTAAACAGACTAGCTCATTTGTTCTGTCCTACACAATTCTGCTCTACGGGCTCTTTCCACACAAGTTGCTTTTATTGTCTGTGTTAGGCATTTGAAATATACCatcctgtgacatagtggggactggattcactgtttgctttgttatgctgTACGTGATTCTGATTGTGCTGTGCTGTTCTGTAGTGTGTGCAGTGCCCAGAAGGGGATGGGATCTTGAGGTGAGAACTCCTAATAGAAGGCACATATGACCCAGACCAGCCTGTCACTTGACCTTACGGGGAGGATGCAAACAGTGATACTCAGATAATACCTGGGACCCTGGAAGCTGGACAAAAGAGGAGGTGGGACTGTCTAGATGGCTGGGACCTGctgctaggtgtgtgggttagtttttggctggcttggggagaagggagtctagctggctcaggggggcaggctctgggctccAGTATCCCCAAGATGGACTGTACTAAATGCTTCTGATTCCTGTAACAAGTCTGTGttacgctgtgtccctgtcaatGAATAAACCTGTTCTACTTGCTTGCTGAGAGTCACAACTGACTGTGGAtaagggtgcagggcccggtgacttCTCCACACTCCGTGACACATGCAGACATTCCATAACTGTTGATCTAGTACAGCTTAACCTTgtccctctccactgctccctttCTTCATAATTAAGTGACACGCCACATGACTTTTTTTCAGCTTCTCCCAGACATTTACATCTTTACCATGACAGACATCACAACAAAACTACCGTTATCAACGATGctgttattctttttttttttttttttttttaaatctaagagTCTCCACTTTTGTTGCTGTTGAGGTTCGGCTCCCTGTAAAGTCCAGCACCCAGGACCAAAACAGATCCTCACAGTAATTTCTGTGGCCAAGAGCCATCATGTGAAGATCTGCTGCAGGGCTGTTTCTCCAGCACAGGATAGTGTTATAGTGCAATGGCCCACAGGGAGCTTTCTGAAATCAGCTACATGCAGCCTGCAGCTAGTAAAAGGGGGTTTGTTTTGAATGAAGCACAACAGCCCCATATAACTTGCCATCAGCTAGTACAGGTACTTACTGTTTCTGGGCCCCACCCATTATACTCAGGCTATGCCCCCTTCTGTCCCCTCCCATTTCTACCAGGCCACACCCATTGCACTCAGCCCAGGTCTGTCATCTCCGAGTCCTATCAGACCCCGCCCACTGCAATCAAGCCCCGCCCCTCACGATCTGGCCCCGCCCCTACCCTGACGTTCTGCCTTTTGCCCCCTCCCATGACAGCCCCGCCCCACGCACTTGGGCTCCCTCCGCGGCGTCGCTTCCGCGCTGCTCAGGATAGAGCCTGTCCAGGGCGTATTCGCTCCGGAACTCCGAGCTGGGGGCGGCTCCGGTGGCGGCTCGGAGTAGGATAccgcgggggggccgggcggggagcgGCGCCGGCCTCGCGCGCCACAGGCCGCGCAGCACGCGCGCCGCCATCTTGGGTCCTCTGCGTGTGTCCCCTCAAGAGTCCGGCCGGGAAACCGCGGGTGCGCTGGAGGTTCCGGGGCAATTCCTCCCGGCTCGTGCGGCTGTGAGGGCGGGGCTGCGCTTtgcgtggggcgggggggctgatgCGGACACTAGGGGCGCCCACGCCGCGTGGCGCCGGCAGGATGACGTGAGTGGCCCGCGCGCTCCCGGGCATTGGCCGCCTACCCCCGTCTGGCCTCGCTCAgatttgccccccctcccccattcccagtcAGGGTGGCCGGGCCACAGCGTGACCCCAGGGGCCAGTTTGCAACGATGCAGCCAAGTCCTGCCCCCGTTGCCGGCGagtgcagtagggatgtgaagggtcaCGCGGGAAGCAGCCCCCTTACCAGGTGAGCGCTTAACCAgcggggccagagcagctcccctcccagcttcagCGGGCTGTGAGCAGCCCCCAGGCACACTGGTTTGGCTGGAACAGCGCCCCCCCTACGTTGTGGGAGGGTGCTCCAGCCTGCCAGTGCCCAAGtaccttgggcaggggggctgctccagctgggcccactGCTCACAAGATCCCAGTTAAACTTACTGCTTAGCCAGTTAACTTTTAAATGGGAGTTTACATCTATAGAGTGCCATGCTGTGTAAccatccctgcttcccccccagacCTCCCATTTTTGGGGGGCAGGACTCAGCCCTCCAGGCTCCCAACCTCGGGGGACAGGATTGATCCAGCTTGacaccaagaaggctaatggcatattaggttgcatgaagaggagcattgccagcagatccagagatgtcatcattcccctttattcggctttggtgaggccacatctggagtattgtgtccagttctgggccccccactacaaaaaggatgtgaacacattggagagggtccagcggagggcaaccaaaatgattagggggctggagcatatgacgtatgaggagaggctgagggagttgggtttgtttagtctgcagaagcgaagagtgaggggggatttgatagcagccttcaacttcctgaagggaggttccaaagatgatggagagaagctgttctcagtagtgacagatggcagaacaaggagcaatggtctcaagttgtggtgggagaggtctaggttggatattagtgaaatagtttttcctaggagggtggtgaagcactggaatgggttacctagggaagtagtggagtctccattcctagaggtgtttaagtctcggcttgaaaaagccctggccgggttgatttagttagaattggtcctgcctagagcagggggctggacttgatgaccttctgaggtctcttccagttctatggaaCTGCGGAGGATGTGCAATAGTTTTGTGGCTGAGCAGTG is part of the Pelodiscus sinensis isolate JC-2024 chromosome 20, ASM4963464v1, whole genome shotgun sequence genome and harbors:
- the MRPL58 gene encoding large ribosomal subunit protein mL62 isoform X1, translating into MAARVLRGLWRARPAPLPARPPRGILLRAATGAAPSSEFRSEYALDRLYPEQRGSDAAEGAQAGTKQISPDIPVDCLSISYCRSSGPGGQNVNKVNSKAEVRFHLASADWIAEDVREKMAVMHKNKINKSGELIINSEVSRHQMKNLADCLQKIRDMIKEATQKPNVVSKETTQLLIARYKSNIGLNFRQIWIRQKKSTVQLEFVGYKK
- the MRPL58 gene encoding large ribosomal subunit protein mL62 isoform X2 codes for the protein MAARVLRGLWRARPAPLPARPPRGILLRAATGAAPSSEFRSEYALDRLYPEQRGSDAAEGAQAGTKQISPDIPVDCLSISYCRSSGPGGQNVNKVNSKAEVRFHLASADWIAEDVREKMAVMHKNKINKSGELIINSEVSRHQMKNLADCLQKIRDMIKEATQKPNVVSKETTQLLIARVQKMNRERLRQKKIHSAIKQSRRIDVD